Proteins found in one Crassostrea angulata isolate pt1a10 chromosome 3, ASM2561291v2, whole genome shotgun sequence genomic segment:
- the LOC128176311 gene encoding transmembrane emp24 domain-containing protein 7-like, whose translation MASLTRHSVSLRSVWLIFLFITCKTIAGASASGTSLIFELPDKENYCFSEEFSGISVGKRFRFQYKVIRGGNNDVDAKVVSPNGLVLFKELKKHDGAFVFDSSRGEFRFCFGNEFSTFTHKIVYFELQNQEVSNLAVEAGDVVPTVKTSAEASCDVIHEQMSSVVTHQRDYRIKESMGRHLADNMNKGVTWWSVGQTIVILLAGAGQVFLLKTFFTERVPTKQDA comes from the coding sequence ATGGCGTCCCTCACACGACACTCGGTTAGCCTAAGGAGTGTTTGGCTTATTTTCTTGTTCATAACCTGTAAAACAATTGCTGGTGCGAGTGCGAGCGGAACATCGCTCATATTCGAATTACCTGACAAGGAGAATTATTGTTTCTCGGAAGAGTTCAGTGGAATTTCTGTGGGGAAGCGATTTAGATTTCAGTATAAAGTGATACGAGGAGGCAATAACGACGTCGACGCCAAAGTTGTCTCTCCTAATGGATTAGTTCTTTTCAAGGAACTGAAGAAACACGATGGAGCATTCGTGTTTGATTCGTCTAGAGGTGaattcagattttgttttggaaatgagttttccACCTTTACGCACAAAATCGTGTACTTTGAGCTACAGAACCAAGAGGTTTCTAATCTCGCTGTAGAGGCCGGTGACGTAGTACCCACCGTCAAAACCTCAGCCGAGGCTTCCTGTGACGTCATTCACGAGCAAATGTCGTCTGTTGTTACCCATCAAAGAGATTATCGCATAAAGGAATCCATGGGCCGACATCTAGCGGATAATATGAACAAGGGGGTGACGTGGTGGTCTGTGGGACAGACGATCGTCATCTTATTGGCGGGAGCTGGCCAAGTTTTTCTACTTAAGACATTTTTTACGGAAAGAGTGCCAACAAAACAAGACGCTTAA
- the LOC128176312 gene encoding uncharacterized protein LOC128176312 yields the protein MTALSMGAFGAYKHAYSKYLQEREAANARNQPTETVWVTKRYVPTDLRSTAPVPRHKLLAPKELPYAEQHWMPVTDPPLRTFDRGPGHNVFKSHPSTRCEEYSTLRQMLPSRGYLVRFQPQNWGTGSELPVAYADTTPKRFPIINSPMGRYADDMHTTNKLFKLH from the exons ATGACGGCCCTCAGCATGGGCGCTTTTGGCGCTTACAAACACGCTTACAGTAAGTACCTCCAGGAAAGAGAGGCAGCGAACGCGAGGAACCAGCCCACCGAGACTGTGTGGGTTACTAAGCGCTACGTCCCCACAGACCTTAGGTCCACGGCCCCCGTCCCTCGCCACAAGCTCCTGGCGCCAAAAGAACTGCCCTATGCTGAACAGCATTGGATGCCCGTCACAGACCCACCATTGAGAACATTTGATCGGGGCCCTGGACACAATGTATTCAAGTCTCATCCTAGCACGCGGTGTGAGGAGTATTCCACGCTCAGGCAAATGCTGCCATCCAGAGGATATTTAGTCCGCTTCCAGCCTCAGAACTGGGGCACTGGTAGTGAGTTGCCAGTTGCGTATGCTGACACCACCCCTAAAAGATTTCCTATCATTAACAGCCCCATGGGAAG GTATGCTGACGATATGCACACGACAAACAAGCTCTTCAAATTACACTGA